In Oryctolagus cuniculus chromosome 14, mOryCun1.1, whole genome shotgun sequence, the genomic stretch aagcagagagctgaattgaaagtggagcagctggaacatgaaccagcagctgtatgggatgccggcacagggttagcctactacatcacagcgctggtccctgatCTGATGGATTTATGTCTGTTGATTTGTGGGTAGTCTTTCACAGTTGAGTTTGACATCCAGTTGTCCCATTTGAATCAGTGAGAGACCGTTCAAATTGATTTCAGTAGCCTATTGATATTACCCTATGGGTTGATTCCTGCAGGCTGTCTCGGGCTTTACTTGGTGGAGTTTCTGCTGCAGACCAGAGATTCATATGCCTTATTCatctttttcataaatgttttaattttcttgggCCTTTCTTACGTgcctattttctgtttctttaatttctcttcttAAATGATTTGTTTTCAGTCTGTATGCTTTTTCTAGTCAAAGACTAAGTATCGTTTCAAATTTCAATTTCTGAATCCCACAAATTTTATATCActgctttgtgtattttttagcTTTATATTATGAATTCTTCTTTGAGGAATTATTAGATgaatcttttaacatttttattagtcTGTGTATGCAAATGGTATGTGTTAGAGTTGGTTTTCATGTCATTTTACATATAAAGAGGCAGTTTCCCCAGCTAAATTACTGATTCTTCAAAGCAgttctctttaaattttattcctaGTTCTATTCCTTATGTTTCCTGGGCATGGACTAGTTGGTGTACTATTTATATGTTTGATAACTAAATGAAAtagcattctttttattttctaggCATACAAGAGTTAAATTCGGAATAAGTCTACAGGTAGAATGGACAGCTACTTTAAAGCAGCTGTCAGTGACTTGGACAGACTCCTTGATGATTTTGAGCAGAACCCAGGTTTGTTGATTTTTCATTATTGCCActaatgaaagtttaaaaatagctGTAACATAGTTACCTCAGGCatactcttcttcttttttttttttttttttaaagatttacttgaaagagttacacagatacatagagaaggagaggcagttgCTTCTcgaccttttggctaagatcaagtgtggagagaaggagaggcagagagagagagagagagaggtcttccatccactggttcactccccagttggctgcaacggccagagctaggctgatctaaagccaggagcttcttccaggtctcccacacgggtataggggccaaaggacttgggccatcttccactgctttcccaggccataacagagagatggatcagaagtggagcagccgggtctcgaaccggcacccatatgggatgcaggcacttcaggccacagcaccggcccccttcaGGCATGTTTTTAACATTCTTCCATTTCAGTTTTGGTCACATGGTTATCTCTGCAAAAGATTCACTTTATGTCATTATGTGTAACTTACTgatttattcgtttttttttttttttcttaaagatttatttattttgttgagaggcagagtaacagacagagagagggagagacagagagaggtcttccctttgctggcttactccccaaacggccataatggttgaggctgggcctttccaaagtcaggagcaaggagcttgcaggtctcccttgtgggtacagggacccaagcacttgagccatccttcattgctttcccaggccatctgcagggagctgaatcagaagtggagcagctgggacttgaaccagcacccagcccaaaccactatgccacagcattgtcCCACTAGTTTATTCTTACACTGAGTGAAATCAATagccagaaataaaaagaagacaacTAGAGTTTCTTCCAGACATAAACTTaatgtataaaaaaaaaactttaaaaaccagTATATTAGTAAGCTAAAGCAATTTGAAAGCTCTACATAACTTGGAATTTTATTGCTATGAGCAATGAAATACCATTTTCCAAGAATGAAAACTAGGAAAGTAGAGGACAGAGCCAAGAGGTTAGATTGTTTTGTTCCCTTTAGTCTGGTTTTTATAGTACAATTGAATTTCATGGACTTTTTATCACTTTGTGACAtcactttcaaaagtaaaagtcagaaagcactttaaaataaaataaaaataactttggaTATTAATTACCATTTTACAAAAGAATAATATAGCtatagtctttaaaaatgtttggtaTGGAAGTCTTACAAAATCTacctttataataatttttatttgatttgagtCTACTGAATAACATTGtgtcttatttttaattagaTGAACAAGATTATCTTCAAGATGCACAAAATGCAAATGATTCTAACCACTGTTCAGTTTCATCAGAGTTAGCTTCCTCACAGCTAATACCACTGCTCCCAAAGGACCAACAATGCATCGATAGTTGTGGCTCATCAGAAACATGCTTTGAAGCAAATGAGATTTCCTTGAATGAGAAAACCCTTGAGGGACGAACTGctatacaaaatgaaaaaaatgtgacAGGACTGGACCTGCTTTCTTGTGTGGATGCCAATACTTCAGATGAAACCCAGCCTTCATATATGGGACGGTGTAGGAAACCTGTTTGTGATCTGATAAGTGACACGGGCAACTTAGTTCATGCAACTAGTAGTGAAGAGGATATTAAACAATTATTGCCAGATGATATTAAGTCTAGTGCAGATTCTTTGATTGGATGGGACTTACCTTCAGTGTCAGATACTCCCTGTGTTTCTTCAACAGACCGTGGTAGTAGTCCCGTCAGAGAAGAACAAAATGATAACAACTCTGaattacaaaataaagaaatcactGGAACCAAAGAATTAGGTTTAGAAGCTGACACAGCACTTTTAGATTCTAGTAATCATGACAGAACAGAAAGTTTAGAAGATAAAAAGATCTCTAACCAGCTAGAACCAGTTACTGAGTTTAACACATCATCTGCTTTGACTCAACAAAGTTCCAAAATATTTGACGCCAAAGACAACCTACAACACAGGAGTCAGCCACTTGAATCCTTAAAAGATGATGGCTGTTTGGAAAAAGAGGAGGTAGTAGATGCGGCTGTCATTACTGCCACAGaacttttaaaagaaggaagTAGCACAAGTGCTTTGCCTTGCAGTCTTACCAAAAATGAAGGTTTATACTTAAATGATTCACATGCAGAAGATGAAAACTTCAAGTTACCTGATTTATCCTTTGAGGAAGATACACCTGCTTTACTTATAAAGCAGTTTGCTGATGAAGACGTAAGAAGTCTAGATTTTAAAGACGATAATGATGCAGTGCAGGATTGCTctccagctttacctgcttccaaAGCAGATGTCTCCTCCCCGCTGTCCTGTCTGCCGTTGGCTGGGTCCTTGTGTGGAGCGTTAATGGAAAGGAAAGCGCACGGTGATTGTTTACCGCAGAGGGAAGACAAGGATAGTGTGCAGGATGCGGTGACTGTGCGGGAAGTACAGGCGCGCATTCCGCATGGCGAGCCCTGCAGAGCGGCGGAGCTCTTGAAAGAGGAGACGTGTAAAAGCACACTTCTGCAGCCATTCATAGAGAAGAGGGGGGATGGAAAGGTGGATCCTGACCCGACAGTAACCCGAGTTGCATCGTTGAGTTACCCTGGTAACACCAATGCCTGTACCGCCTCAGGACCCCAGATGGAACTTCCTGGTGCTGCCGCGCCAGAGCCTCCCGACCCCTGTGACGGCCTCGCTTTCTCATGCAGTGACATGGATGGGCAAGATTTGGATTACTTTAATATCGATGAGGGTATGAAGAGTGCTTCACTAATTAGTGATGCGGAGCTTGATGCCTTTTTGACAGAGCAGTACCTTCAGACCACTAACACACAGTGTTTTGAAGAAAATGTGAATGACTCAGAATCTCAGAGCGGTCCAGGAGATAGGAAAGGCTTAGGAAATGGACATgttgataatatatattttaatgccGAAGCAGGAGCTGCCACGGAAAGTGGTAACATTAATATGATTTGTCAGACAGTTGATAAGCAAAATACACTAGAAAATAATGAGCTTTCTTTAGGGCAGAAAAGCATAATTCCAGGTGAACAAGGGTTACCTACCAGTAAGTCTGAGGTGATGAGTGAATTACCAGTCTCTGATACTAACAGTCAGTCTGTTTATGTTGGAGGGGCCAGACCTAAGCAATTATTTAGCCTTCCATCAAGAACAAGGGGTTCAAAGGAACAGAATAAGCTGGATGTTCCAGACACGTCAGAAAGCAAACCCAGCATAGCGAATAGCATCGCTCCAACCAGCTGTACTGCAGATCCTGCAGCTGATCCTCAGGCTAACTTCAACTCTAATTATATCGATATAGAAAGTAATCTTGAAAGTAGAGCCAGTCTTGTAACTGCAAATGAAGAGTCTGTGCCTGAAAACACATGCAAAGAAGGCCTGGTTTTAGGCCAGAAACAACCTGCATGGGTCCCAGACTCAGAGGCTCCAAACTGCATGAACTGCCAAGTCAAGTTTACCTTCACAAAACGGCGCCACCACTGCCGAGCGTGTGGGAAAGTAAGTGCTCAAAGTCTTTGGAGTCTTTTACTCTtttgaaatagttaaaattaaacCTAATGATAGAAAAGGCTGATTAACAGATGGCTACAAAATGGAGTTAGTTTAAAATTAGCGTCTTTAACCTAACAGCCATGGAAATATATAAGCCATTGTCGTTTTGCAAATTGCTTGATGGTTGAATGTATGTCATGTTTTCATGGGTATTAATTACATTCTGGAGAATGAAGGACACTTATTATTAATTCTTGTAAGATTTAAGAATGCATGTTCTTATCTCTTAGTATTGACACATTAGGGATTCCACATTTATCTGGGTCCCCCTTTATCCTTGAATATTTAAGACCACCCTGCAGCTAGTGTGACTGATGCTCAGGTAGGAGCAGTTTGGTTTGTGTGAGCTTCAGGttctcctggcttttgcctgacccagcccaggttgctgtgggcatttgggagtgaaccagtggatgagagctctgtcctttttgacctccctccctcctgttttttctctctcccctttccttccctccacctcttttccctctctgtcactctgcctttcaaacaaatttaatggtttttaagtttcaaataaagaactacagaaagctgtgttttttgtttgtttgaagattcattttatttgaaaggcagagtgacagagagtaagaggaagagatagagatcttgcgtctgatggttcactccccaaatggctgcaagtgccaggcctgggccaggttgaagccaggagccaggatcttcatcttggtctaccacgtgggtgcaggggcccaaggacctgggccatttttcactgcttttcaaggcacattagcagggagctggatccaaagtggagtggCCAGTACTCAAACCATTGCAGGTCTTGGTTAAATAAACCACGTTAAATAAATatgttacagtgctggccccacaaagtttttaaaagtgtaaATGCTTTCCTTAAAGAAACCTTTGTTTCTTTTCCAATTAAcaacttttttaaaggattttcttATCAGAGATGGGGTTTTAACTCATAGAAACCtcatttaagtaaaaaaaaaatcatgttggtaCTCTACCTGTGATTATGGTGATTAGAAAAGTAATTTATATAGTAAGGAAAATGGGTTTGGGTTAATTAGGCTTAGAACTTCACCTTCCTCTGCTCTAGTGTTTTGcttgaaacaaaaatttattattaaaaattaaaataaaaaattttttaaaagtcagatttaTTATTCGATTCTTTATAGGTGTTTTGTGGTGTCTGCTGTAATCGGAAGTGTAAGCTGCAGTATCTAGAAAAGGAAGCAAGAGTGTGTGTAATCTGCTATGAGACTATCAGTAAAGGTGAGTATCACCCTGACATGTTTTCTTCCAGTAATTGAATGTATCTTAAAAACAACTGGATTGTGACAAAGATAAAcctctttattttcttaaggCAAGGACCTAGTGTTGGCTTATCTGACTTAGGTGGGACGTCCCAAGGCTTggttcctcttctttttcttccactcTCACAGTTAACACTGCCAGTCTGAAAGGAAGCATTCAGTTTCTGGAGTGGCAGTTCATTAACTTTCCACAGGCACCAAGTCTCTAATGCTGCGTTTCATCTACCTGTTCGTTTTTTATCACCGttttcatcttcatcatcttAATCTAAACATTTATAGAGTACCTACTTTAATAATCGGaaatattacattaaattgaTATTAATAACATAAGGCAAGATACTAGTTTCTACCTTTTAGAAAATAATCTAAAATGGGAGTATAAATGATAAGATAATAATTTAtgtcattttataatttataggCTAACACACTCTTTGCacatttttgtctcatttttttccccttctcagTTTTAGAGTTGTATGTGCGCACTTCCCATTGTTCCTCTGGCTCTCTAGCTACCCTTAGCAGCAGTAGTCCTGgtgattttctttgatttctccaatcttgtgtgtgtgtgtgtgtgtgttgtgttgtatCTTTCTCCAAAGTACATGTTTGTTCTTTTGAGTACTTCTTGATATATTCAAAGATTTGTCGACCATTTAATTCCCAGCAAATATTATTTGGGCCCTTTTTGACCAGACCTGTGCACTAGCTCAGGTGTTGTTTCCTATTAGCCAGGAGAATAAATACCTGATaatgatttgtttttctcttttgaatgAAGATAAATTTTTTCAGCAGTTCTCCAAAAAACTCTGATGTGAGTCTGTTAGCCTGAGGTAAGCTGCTCTACTCCCTGCTGTTGACTTCCACTCTGGAAGATAATAGAGTAAAAGTGTTTTTTTGATTTCCACGTTACCATCGTTGTTTATAGAGAGGTTAGTTTAAGtactcataattttttttttatacactGTTTCAGTAGCCTAGAACACAACTGCTGGTGCTGTTAGCCTAGGAAATCTGTTAGAATTCAGAAATTCTAGAGCAAGCCCCCACATAATTATCTCCCGTACAGGTCACATTTTGGGGTGAGCATTCCGTTTGTGGAGGTTCAAAATATGAGAAATAGGGTCACTGAAGAGGCTCCGTAGGATACTGAGATAAACTCTGGTTTATCAAAGAACATATTGTGGAATGAGTTATTTCattacctattttatttattttgatgtggCATATAGTTTACTTTATGGTGTTATTTATCATTAATTTATACACCACAAGAAAACAAAGTTATTTTAACATCTACTGTAGGGTTGAAAATGATCAATgtgatcatttaaaataatgttatgaAGTAAGAGAAGAAAATGCCTCAAGGAGTGTGAGACACATTgagtgaaagaatggaagaaaatgtttgcTTGAATAGAGATCATGGATGAGAAAGTTGTACTCAGGTTGTATGCAGTTTAAAGAAGCAAGAATGTGAATGCCATTAGGTAGATTTGGGTGAACTGGAAGTTGCTTGAAGCCCAGAGTGTAAGGTGTTTGGATTTCACTTAGTGAGACCCATTTCATGGCGTGCTGCCATTCAGTGGCATTTCAGAGCGATTATGTCAACAGTGGAATAATTTAGAGCAGACTGGTTTGTAGAAATGTGGAAGGGAGAGCTACCAGTCGTGTCCTGTTTTCTTGAATGGAAAATCGGGCACTATTCTGCATTCCGGAGCTCCAGCTGAGAACAAAACAGATGTCCTCTTCtcacggggggagagagagatgctaaGCAGAGGATACAGATGGTGGTATTGCCCTAGGCAAAGTTTAAAGTGCAGGAGGAATAGATAGTAACAGATGAGCAGCAAGGGGCAGCGTCTCTGTAAGGTGGTTGGAGTATGGCTCTGTGATAATATCACGTGTGAACAGAGACTTGAAGGACGTGAGAGGATGAAGCCAAGTGAGTCGCTGTGGGAAGAACATTCTAGGGAGAGGGAGTAATGAAAGCAGAGACTTGAGATGAGAGAGTACCTGTTTAACTTGTGAAAAAAACAAGGAGGCCTAGGAGATTCGGTAGAACAGGTCACCAGAAGGTGTAGGGGGTAGGGATGCTGACTATGTAGGATCTTGTGAGCCCCTGTAGCGCCCTAAATCACTGCTCCAGCTCCGCAGCCAGTAAAGGATTTTAAACAGGAATAATGAGCCAGTGATTTATGTCTTGAAGAATCAGTGTGAACTGTGTTGGAAATAGACTTCAGGGATAAAAGGACAAAAACAGAAGACAGTCGTATTAAAAGAGGATGATTTTCTGTGGGAGATGTGACTCATATGACAACTACAATACTGAAATACTTCATAGAGTAGCTCATTGCAGTGGAGGGCTGCCAGCTAAAGTAAGGGGCCCGTGCTGACTGAACAGTGTCTTTGCCTAGTGCTACTTCTTTTCCTTGATTGGCTATTTAGTGTTCCTTACAActtgaaaaatggaaaacttaCTATAATTTACTGTGGAGCTCAAAAGCACCTGAGATGTTAATACTATTGTTTTCCCCTTTATAGCTCAGGCATTTGAAAGGATGATGAGTCCAACTGGTTCTAATCTTAAATCTAATCAATCTGATGAGTGTGCCACTGTCCAGCCTCCTCCGGAGACCCAAACAGCCAGTGTACCTTCACCTTTGCCCATCTCAGCACTTAAACAACCAGGTATTGAAGGTAATGAGAAGACAATGCTGTCTCAGCCTACCGATGAATTATTAGACccaagataaataattaaaatagaaatgatcTAGTGTAGTCATGGTCCAGTCAGGAAAGAGAGCCCAGACTAGGCTTCTGGAGGAATGTAATGAGGGTATTGGTTGCACACACATGTTAGAAGATGGGAAATGCAAAATGACACCCACAGGTGCTTCAGAGATTGGGAGCTGTAGGAAGCAGCCACCACCACTGGGGTGGGAGGCGGAGTGGGGAGGAGACAGTACTGCTGGAGTTCAGTGAAGGGTGCCATCGTGTGCTTGGTTCTCAGACCAGACAGTCGTGGTTTAGTGCACCacacggccagtgctgtgtcctCTGGGGAAATACAAGTAGCAGGGCTGGAGCCATCGGCTGACCTTGTGGGGTTGGTGCTGACGAAGCTGAAGGAGAGTTCAGGGTGCATGCTGGGAGTACTGAGAAGCGTGGGACATGCAGCGTTGTCTGCGGCTGCTGCTGCAAGAATCCTGGCAGCAGCGAGAGCAGGAGGAgtcactgcctgtgcttccctCTGGCTAACAAGGGAATTGTGCTTCCCGGACCTCCAGCCTGGCATCAGAGAACACCGTACCAGCGTGGGCTTGGGGCTCAAAGACAATAGGTACATAACTGAAACATctccttttcattaaaaaaatctacGTTAGTTGTATGTTTTGCCACAATAACAAGCtgctttttaaatctattttaaaatctttcagttatcttttttaaaaaataatttgtttagaatctttaaaaatttttttaaattaatttttttgaagagcaAAGAGACAGTAAGCTTCcgccctctggttcactcccccaatatctgcagcagctggcactgagccagactgaaaccaggacctTGGCACTCagtctcggtctcccatgtgggtggcaagagcccaagtactggagccacaGCCACTTGAGGCACTACTTGCTGCTTCCTAAGTGAGCGTTAGTGGGAAGCTGCaggcaggagtggagctgggcctgaAACCAGTGCAGGTATCCGAGCAGCACTGAGCTGCTGCATCGGGTGTCTGCTCTCACTTGAATCCTGAGGAAAGCCCATGTATGTTTTTAAACATAATCTCTTCGTCTGTGACATGCTAGAAAATAACTGTTAATAGCAACCTCAGACCCTTTTGACAGCCATTTTGGATTTCAGTTTATCACTCAGCAGCTGTTCTTCATTTATTGTTGTAACTGAAATAGGGAGATTCAGCAAGTGGTTGTGTATTATATGAGATAGCTGTAAAGATGAGTCAGTCATGTTTACAAGTTTTACATATTCTTGGggctgcacagtgggttaaagctccagcctgtagagtcggcatcccatatgggagccggttcgagtccccgctgctccacttcccatccagctccttattaattacctgggaaagcagtgggagatggcccaagtccctgggctcctgtatccatgtgggagacctggaggaagctgcttactcctggcccagccccaatcattgcagctgtttggggagtgaaccagcagatagaagacctccttctctctctctgtgtctacctctctgtgtaactctttcagataaataaaataaatcttttaaaaaaaaagcaaacggccggcgccacagctcactaggctaatcctccacctagtggcgccggcacaccgggttctagtcccggttggggcgccgggttctgtcccggttgcccctcttccaggccagctctctgctgtggccagggagtgcagtggaggatggcccaggtgcttgggccctgcaccccatgggagaccaggaaaagcacctggctcctggctcctgccatcggatcagcgcggtgcgccggccgcggcggccattggagggtgaaccaacggcaaaggaagacctttctctctgtctctctctctcactgtccactctgcctgtcaaaaaaaaaaaaaaaaaaaggcaaacaaagtTTTGCATATTCTTATATTGACAAGGTAAAttattaaatcataaaaataattcaaatagaaGAAAGATACCATACGTAATATCTCCACCCATATTGCAAAAATATACTTGGATAAAATTCCCTTTTTTAATGTTATCTCTGTTGTGTCCTAGGAAGTAGATGattcttttgattattttcatattatccTAAAATTATCTAGTGGTAGTTTTCATAACCATTCTCAATTgatgttttataaaaagaaacaacaaatgtttATGCTAATATTTAGTCATTTTCTTCAGATCTGGGAGGAgatgttagtaaatatttgtgaAGTCCATTATCCACACGATAAGAACAGAAAACCTTATGCTTCTCTTGCTAAATAGAAGTTAGATGACCTCTGCTGCACTGCTGATCGTGTTTCCATGTCCAGActgtttttcttcttgttctcCGTGTTTTTCTTTGCTTATCTACTGTGTCGTGATCTACAGCGTTTTCACCTGTGTCCTAGTCCTTAACCTCACACTTGCAAATTTGGCTCCAGTAATACAGGTTTACCTCTTTCCGCAGTGTCTTTAAGGTATAATCTCTGCTGTCTACTTTTTTTCAGAGTATGAGATTCCCAGGACTCTCTTTCTATGAATTATACAGAAACGCACTCTGCAGGGTAGATCAATCACAAAAAGTCTTGTGAATTCAGGGCTTGCTAGTGGACAgcaaaaaagcttttgaaatcatTTCGTGACCCATTTGAGTAATCAAATTATTGAATTGAATAATTGAGTTAAATATTGAATAATTAAATTGAACATTGAATGATTGCAATATCATCAGATTAAAATGCTTTATGTTTTCAACTGATTGCAGGACTGTGCTCCAAAGAACAGAAGAGAGTGTGGTTTGCAGATGGCATATTGCCAAATGGTGAAGTTGCAGACACAACAAAATTATCAACCGGAAGTAAAAGATGTCCTGACGGCTTCAGTCCTCCCTCACCTGATGTGCTGACGGTAAAGAagctaaaaaataatttattaattaaataaaattttattttattgataattCCTTATATGGTTATTAGAGTACATATCTTTTTAACACTTTGagttttctaaaataagaaatgaataggCATAGCTTGTTTTTTGCATTTCACTTCACCAATATTATGTTATTTACAAATTGAAGATATGTGGCAACTCTACATGGAACATGCCCttttgtttaacatttatttatttatttgaaatgtagttaTAAAGAGAGTGGaggaaggagatagagagaaagggagtgagtgagagggagggagagaatgaacgAGAGAACTTATAtatactggtttattccccaaatggctgcaatggctgggactggaccaggccaaagccaggagcctggaagtccatctgggtctcccttgtgggtggcgtggacccaagcactcgggccatcttccactgctttcccaggggcatttgcagggagctggattgggtaATAGAGCAACCAGGAAGCAAACTGGatttcacatgggatgcctgcatcgtaAGTGGCTGCCTAACCTGTTgagctacaacactggcccctgaatcaCATGTTTTTGGTTGCCATTTTTCCAACAGCTCAGATGATTGTTAGCATTTGATAAcaatactatatttttaattaaagtatgcatttttaaagataatactATCGCACACTGAACACATTATAGTGTAGTGTAAACATAACTTTTATATTCACTAGGAAACCAAAAATTTGTATGATTCTCTTTATTGAAATGCTAGCTTTATTGCTGTAGTCTAGAACCAAAGAAATCTTTGAGGTATGTCTTACTGATGTAgtgaatatatgtatacatatatatttaaagggttctttttaaaaaattctagtggtgtgttttcattttattttaaagtcagaagcATACAGGTGTCTTCCATAttctgatttatttcccaaatgctcacaacagccagagctagaccaggcTGTAGCTAGGAGCCGAGAGCACAATCTGAATCTCTCACATGGAAAGCAGGGATCCAACcagttgagtcatcatctgccccctctaagggtgtgcattagcaggaagctaggggcaaagccaggactcagacccaggcgctctgatgtaaGATgcgggagtcccaagcagtgccttaactgctgtgccagcacccGCTCCAGTGACTATGGATGAGATTTTACTCTTTATAATGTAAGTTGAAGCCCTTGGTTCTCAAACCAGGATTCTTTATATTCCCAGGATTCTTTATATTCCCAGGATTCTTTATATTCCCAGGATTCTTTATATTCCCAGgattctttatattcttttttttttaattaatttatttatttgaaagagttgcagagaggcagaggtaaagagagagagaggtctcccatctgcttgttcactccccagatggccgcaacagcaggagatgcaccgatccgaagccaggagcttcttccaggactcacACACagttgcagtggcccaaggactcgggccatctgctgctttcccaagccatagcagagagctggacggaagtggagcagccaggactagaaccagtgcccaaatgggatgctggcactgcaggtggcagctctacctgctgtgccacagcgccagcccccagaatcc encodes the following:
- the ZFYVE16 gene encoding zinc finger FYVE domain-containing protein 16 isoform X3, producing MDSYFKAAVSDLDRLLDDFEQNPDEQDYLQDAQNANDSNHCSVSSELASSQLIPLLPKDQQCIDSCGSSETCFEANEISLNEKTLEGRTAIQNEKNVTGLDLLSCVDANTSDETQPSYMGRCRKPVCDLISDTGNLVHATSSEEDIKQLLPDDIKSSADSLIGWDLPSVSDTPCVSSTDRGSSPVREEQNDNNSELQNKEITGTKELGLEADTALLDSSNHDRTESLEDKKISNQLEPVTEFNTSSALTQQSSKIFDAKDNLQHRSQPLESLKDDGCLEKEEVVDAAVITATELLKEGSSTSALPCSLTKNEGLYLNDSHAEDENFKLPDLSFEEDTPALLIKQFADEDVRSLDFKDDNDAVQDCSPALPASKADVSSPLSCLPLAGSLCGALMERKAHGDCLPQREDKDSVQDAVTVREVQARIPHGEPCRAAELLKEETCKSTLLQPFIEKRGDGKVDPDPTVTRVASLSYPGNTNACTASGPQMELPGAAAPEPPDPCDGLAFSCSDMDGQDLDYFNIDEGMKSASLISDAELDAFLTEQYLQTTNTQCFEENVNDSESQSGPGDRKGLGNGHVDNIYFNAEAGAATESGNINMICQTVDKQNTLENNELSLGQKSIIPGEQGLPTSKSEVMSELPVSDTNSQSVYVGGARPKQLFSLPSRTRGSKEQNKLDVPDTSESKPSIANSIAPTSCTADPAADPQANFNSNYIDIESNLESRASLVTANEESVPENTCKEGLVLGQKQPAWVPDSEAPNCMNCQVKFTFTKRRHHCRACGKVFCGVCCNRKCKLQYLEKEARVCVICYETISKAQAFERMMSPTGSNLKSNQSDECATVQPPPETQTASVPSPLPISALKQPGIEGNCASRTSSLASENTVPAWAWGSKTIGLCSKEQKRVWFADGILPNGEVADTTKLSTGSKRCPDGFSPPSPDVLTMANTVDHVHSSTVEKPNNELGDTTKVEIIQSPASQVPSVGKLPVYTGTEGLPPPGSLVDDDVFTESEEPSAPPAVTVNSTRPAAGTSDYQLLCGIEKCVCNKVSLLPNDEDSLPPLLIAAGEEGSVPIVEEHPAHEQITMLLKGEEWRPVTFVLNANLLVNVKLVFYSSDKYWYFSTNGLHGLGQAEIIILLSCLPNEDTIPKDIFRLFITIYKGALKGKYIENLDNITFTESFLNDKDHGGFLFIAPTFQKLDDLPLPTRPFLCGILIQKLEIPWAKVFPMRLMLRLGAEYKAYPAPLTSIRGRKPLFGEIGHTIMNLLVDLRNYQYTLHNIDQLLIHMEMGKSCIKIPRKKYSDVMKVISSSNEHVISIGASFSTEADSHLVCVQSDGVYQTQASSATGQPRKVTGASFVVFNGALKTSSGFLAKSSIVEDGLMVQITPETMDGLRLALREQKDFRITCGKADAADLREYVDICWVDSEEKGNKGVISPVDGLSLQGFPSEKIKLEADFETDEKIVRCTEVFYFLKDQDTSVSSPRYQFAKEIAMACSAALCPHLKTLKSSRTSKVGLRVSIDTDRVEFQAGSAGRLLPQHYLNDLDSALIPVIHGGTASSSLPLEIELVFFILENLF